A single window of uncultured Methanospirillum sp. DNA harbors:
- a CDS encoding ABC transporter ATP-binding protein — MKVGCGFQSDISSSYSGKEPVHDPHSILLDVNGVSFQYQATDILDNICVNVHPGEILAVLGPNGVGKSTLLRCMNRILQPRSGIVTLEDKDLCDMNVNDIAKRIGYVPQRNETSRMTVYDSILLGRKPHIRWTVSEDDYVRVETIIRLFDLERLQLRYVDEISGGEFQRVCLCRAIVQEPSLLLLDEPTSALDLCRQIEILRVIRSIVDMRHLSTVMTMHDLNLALRFADRFVLMKNGRIAHSCDRTSICCEIIEDVYGIRVDILSHNGLPVVIPIES; from the coding sequence ATGAAAGTGGGATGTGGGTTTCAGTCAGATATCTCTTCATCTTATTCAGGAAAAGAACCGGTACACGATCCCCATTCTATCCTTCTTGATGTCAATGGTGTTTCATTTCAATACCAGGCTACAGATATTCTTGATAATATTTGTGTAAACGTCCATCCTGGGGAGATATTGGCTGTACTTGGTCCAAATGGTGTTGGAAAATCAACTCTTCTCAGATGTATGAACCGGATTCTACAGCCTCGTTCGGGAATTGTTACACTTGAAGATAAAGATCTCTGTGATATGAATGTAAATGATATTGCAAAAAGAATCGGATATGTTCCACAGCGTAATGAAACCTCCCGAATGACGGTATATGACTCAATTCTGCTTGGCAGAAAGCCACACATCAGGTGGACAGTATCTGAAGATGATTATGTACGGGTGGAGACAATCATCCGGTTATTTGATCTTGAGAGGTTACAACTCCGGTATGTAGATGAAATATCAGGGGGGGAATTTCAGCGTGTCTGCCTATGTCGTGCAATAGTTCAGGAACCTTCTCTTTTGCTTCTTGATGAACCTACAAGTGCTCTCGATCTCTGCAGGCAGATCGAAATCTTACGTGTTATCCGTAGTATTGTTGACATGAGACATCTGTCCACCGTGATGACTATGCATGATCTCAACCTGGCTCTTCGGTTTGCAGATCGATTTGTTCTTATGAAAAACGGAAGAATTGCTCATTCATGCGACCGCACAAGTATTTGCTGTGAAATTATTGAAGATGTATATGGTATCAGGGTTGACATTCTCTCTCATAATGGCCTCCCTGTTGTGATTCCAATAGAATCATGA
- a CDS encoding right-handed parallel beta-helix repeat-containing protein has product MQQISQDGIMNTNPSRFTICLISICLALLLGDCASGSGISLEPGHTGSDYSFSGDYSHGQISVTGSGTYYLTDNLTASSSEYAIQVNTSDITLVGNGKSVNGTGGNGITSTSDGTNTTITQFSTISGFDNAIYSQGAGGEISENTVSGNGGAIVVKGTGTQVTGNNASGNSENGIYVTGTNIQITENIVMDNTWSGVNSTGQYNSITKNQVKDNQKNGIACQNDAHITGNTVTGNGRDGILTWDNVTISENIVSDNQRYGMKTINNVTFSNNTVNNNREEGIFTGKYSYVFGNDIFNNQGYGLYAGNYATIFNNNLSTNEGYGIYAGNYANVSDSIVNGNQWGGVVAGNYAGVIHNLITGNQGSGIDVSNNAQVINNTVSDNLGSGIFSLHGAEIHRNMLTSNYDCGINGWGTANITDNMIQDSRYGLFLPDNSVNVHVTGNTISGSTDTGIYIDGGGWNVGSGYIYNNNLLNTVSAGGTGHLSYFTWTNPQGPQPGTNVRGGPYVAGNYWGNQEGTGWSDLQEPHVSGYSSLPYEIVRESGVYDTAPLVRSCSTISSTNDEWTNTYPHGNISYLHLSNVTYIPQAKPGADLLNVSVDNKPVGPVSNWTFKNIMSDHSISSSGQPTPGQVHAFFALNTTWGSAPLTVAFTNQSLGSPNSFYWNFGDGSTSTVRDPVHTYTIPGVYSVSLKALNNQTGGVVMLNSAVTVTAGVVPSPTPTPVPAEITAAFSADRTTGAAPLQVQFTDHSTGHPTSWIWDLGDGNTSRLQNVTHVYSSKGSFSVSLTAQNDISTGTLMKKEYIIIT; this is encoded by the coding sequence ATGCAGCAGATTTCGCAGGATGGTATCATGAATACCAATCCCTCCCGGTTTACTATCTGTCTGATCAGTATCTGCCTTGCTCTTCTCCTGGGCGATTGTGCATCAGGCTCCGGGATCTCTCTTGAACCAGGTCATACCGGTTCTGATTACTCCTTTTCCGGAGATTATTCCCACGGTCAGATTTCCGTAACCGGATCGGGTACATATTATCTCACCGATAATCTGACTGCTTCTTCATCAGAGTATGCAATACAGGTCAATACTTCTGATATTACACTGGTTGGAAATGGAAAATCGGTGAATGGGACCGGAGGTAATGGGATTACCAGTACCTCTGATGGTACTAACACCACAATAACTCAGTTCAGTACGATATCCGGGTTTGATAACGCCATTTATTCACAGGGTGCCGGTGGAGAAATCTCAGAAAATACCGTATCTGGTAATGGAGGTGCAATCGTTGTCAAGGGGACTGGTACCCAGGTAACCGGGAATAATGCCAGTGGGAACTCAGAGAACGGCATCTATGTGACCGGTACAAACATCCAGATCACTGAAAATATCGTCATGGATAATACCTGGTCAGGAGTCAATTCCACAGGGCAGTATAATTCCATCACCAAAAACCAGGTGAAAGATAATCAGAAGAACGGTATTGCCTGTCAGAATGATGCCCACATTACTGGAAACACAGTGACCGGTAATGGGAGAGACGGGATCCTGACCTGGGATAATGTCACGATCTCTGAAAACATTGTCAGTGACAATCAGAGATACGGCATGAAAACGATCAACAATGTAACGTTTTCGAATAATACGGTGAATAATAATCGTGAAGAGGGTATCTTTACCGGTAAATATTCGTATGTTTTTGGGAATGATATCTTCAATAACCAGGGGTATGGACTCTACGCAGGAAATTATGCCACTATTTTTAACAACAACCTCTCCACCAACGAGGGATATGGCATTTATGCAGGAAATTATGCAAATGTTTCAGACAGTATTGTGAATGGAAATCAGTGGGGAGGGGTTGTTGCAGGGAATTATGCAGGAGTTATACATAATCTTATCACCGGTAACCAGGGATCTGGTATTGATGTCTCAAATAATGCTCAGGTTATCAATAATACCGTCTCAGATAACCTTGGCAGCGGAATTTTTTCCTTACATGGGGCAGAGATTCATCGCAATATGCTTACCAGCAACTACGATTGTGGTATCAACGGCTGGGGTACAGCAAATATTACTGATAATATGATACAGGATAGCAGGTATGGCCTTTTCCTGCCAGATAACAGTGTTAACGTACACGTTACAGGAAATACCATATCAGGATCCACTGATACAGGAATTTATATCGATGGTGGTGGCTGGAACGTAGGATCCGGATATATCTACAACAACAATCTCCTAAATACTGTTTCAGCTGGAGGAACAGGGCACCTGTCATATTTCACCTGGACCAATCCACAAGGTCCACAGCCAGGAACAAATGTCAGAGGAGGGCCGTATGTCGCTGGTAACTACTGGGGTAACCAGGAAGGGACCGGCTGGTCAGATCTCCAGGAACCACATGTATCAGGGTATTCATCTCTCCCATATGAGATTGTCAGGGAATCCGGAGTGTATGACACGGCACCACTCGTCAGATCATGTAGCACCATCTCCTCAACCAATGATGAATGGACGAATACGTATCCACATGGAAATATATCGTATCTGCATCTCTCGAACGTAACATATATCCCTCAGGCCAAACCGGGTGCCGATCTCCTGAATGTCTCGGTAGACAACAAACCGGTCGGACCGGTGAGCAACTGGACATTTAAGAATATCATGTCTGACCACTCCATCTCCTCATCTGGACAACCGACACCGGGACAGGTGCATGCCTTCTTTGCGCTGAACACGACATGGGGATCAGCTCCGCTCACGGTAGCGTTTACCAACCAGTCACTCGGCAGTCCGAACTCGTTTTACTGGAATTTCGGCGATGGATCCACCTCAACAGTCCGGGATCCGGTTCACACATATACCATTCCGGGAGTGTATTCAGTCTCTCTCAAAGCATTGAACAACCAGACCGGGGGAGTTGTGATGCTCAATAGCGCAGTGACGGTGACTGCCGGAGTTGTTCCCTCTCCAACTCCGACACCGGTACCGGCAGAGATCACTGCTGCATTCTCGGCAGACCGGACGACAGGGGCTGCTCCCCTGCAGGTTCAATTCACCGATCACTCAACTGGTCACCCGACATCCTGGATATGGGATCTCGGGGATGGGAACACATCGAGATTGCAGAATGTGACCCATGTTTACTCATCCAAGGGATCTTTTTCGGTCTCACTCACGGCACAGAATGATATCTCAACAGGAACCCTCATGAAAAAAGAGTATATCATCATCACCTGA